The genomic stretch CGAGTCAGGTTTCTGCGATCTTAGGGAAGGCACTCCAGTCGTCAGCGGGCCGAAGCGCGACAAGCTGAGCGCCCTGACTATTCCAAGCAAAGTGTCACCATTCGCAACAAGGTTGAGGATTTCAGCCATGCACATGCTCGCCCTCGCTTACTACACGTCCCCCTTGCGAGAACTTCCGGGTGAAGAGTCTTTGCCTCGGCGCTGCATACGGACATCTCCAGGGAACCGCTATTCCCAGTCGCGTTGTGTCATCGCCTGCCGCTCACTTCGTTCGGGTCTGGTTGATGCGCTTGATCAAGCGGCTGAAGTTGTCGAGGGTGTCCTGTTCGAGGGCGTCGATCAGGGTGCTGTCGCGCAGCAGCCGGTCGGCGGGCTTGTAGTGGTCGAACTTCTTCTTCTCCAGCCGAGCCAAGCGCTCGACGATGCGGTCGCCGGGCGGCAGGTCCTCCGGCTTGTGGCTGGTGCCGAATGCGGCGTTGTATAGGCGCAGATAGTCGACCTCGGTGAACAGATCCTCGACGTCGCTGTTCGCGCGCTTGGTGACCTCCTGCACCGAGACGAGACGGTCCCTGTTCAGGCGTCCGGCCTTGATGGCGCGCTCTAGGCGACCCGTTCCCTCGGTGCCGGAGTCGATGAGGACGGTGACGTCGACATTGCTTCCGAGGAGGCTGACGAAGGCGGGGATGTTGCCCGCGCCGCCCGCGGTCAGGATGCGCCAGTCCTTATGCAGCGCGGCGCCACCGTCATCCGCAGCGCGACGGCCGATGAGGTCGAGGTAGAGCAGGTCGCTCGGACCCTCGACGAGGAGGTTGGCTTCCCCGATGAACAGGTGCTGGGCGATGTCATAGCCGAGCGCTGCCTGGAGCGGGAAGAGGCTGTCCTCGCGGACGCTGAGAGCTTCCTGGGTGACGACTGCCCCCTTCTTTGGTCCCTGGTCTTCGACGATGCGGACTCGGTCGAGGTGCTCGCTCTCCACCATGAAGGGGCTGTGGGTCGTGTAGAGCACCTGGGCGGCGGGAGCGAGGCGCTCGTTCACGAAGCGCAGGAAGTCGTGCTGGGCGCGTCCATGAAGAGTGAGGGCTGGTTCGTCAAGGAGGACGATGTAGTCCTCGTTCTTCATCTCGAACTCGGTGAAGGCCGCAAGGAACGAGAAGAACCAGCGGAAGCCGGAGGAGCGCTGGGAGAAGTTGTTGGTAAAGTGGTGCCGGGTGTCCTGGACGCGGACGTCGAGCATGTTCTTGACGACCCGAGGTCTGCCCTGAGGGTCGTTCTGGATCTTCCGGTCGAGGTCGAAGGTAACCCGAAGGTTCGGGTTCTGCCTCCAGTAGTTGAAGACTTGTTCCGTCAGGTCGTTGCTCACGGCCTCCATTTCAGATTTGCGCTCTTCGTAGTCATCTCCGCTTAGCGATTCCGGTGTGGTATTGGCCAGAGCGAGGAGTGAGCGAGCCGTCTGGTCGCTCGACGACCCTGCTCGCTCCTCTTCGGACTCGGCGAGCCGGTCGAGGTCGATGCGTCCCTCCAAGACGCTGTAGTCGCTGAAGTAGAAGAACGTCGGAGCACGCAGCAGGCTGATGACCCGCTTGATCGGCCCATTCGGGATCTTCATGGCTTCCAGTTCGCCGAGCAGGGTGTCGAGGGCGGCTTCCGTTGCGTCCTCGTCTTCATCTGTGAGCGAGTTCTTGAGGCTTCTGGCGGTCTCCTCCAGCGCGGTCAGGGTCGGCTGTCCTGACAGTCGGGGAGCGAGAGAGGCTGGGACGCCGCACGCCTGAAGCACGTTGCGGACGGCCGCCAGGTGGTCGAAGTGGATGTTCCACCAGAGCGTGGCATCGCCATACCGGCGGGAGAGGATGACCTCGTCCGACGACAGGACACCGTCTCCGAAGACGGCGCCGATCTTCTTCTTGTCCTCGGGCTCCAGCAGGAACGTGGCTGTGATTGGTGTGACCTGCTCAATGACCTTCGCCCGCTGGTCGGCGGTCTTGAGCCACCGCGGGTAGTCCTCGCTGACGCTGAAAGTCGACGGATGGGCCGGGTGGAGTCGTGCGAGAGCCGTGAGGATGGCGCTCTTGCCAGCCTCATCCATGCCCACCAGGCAGGTGACGTCGTCCTCGACTTGGATGGGGCCGCTGTCCACGATGTTGCGGAACTTGCGGACCTGGAACTGCTGCAGCCTCACGTGTACCCCCCGCGCCTCATCGCTACTGACACCACCTGGCTGGCTGCCCCCTGGCGCCAGCCGCGATCGGGCCGACCGTAACCCCAGGTAACGACAGACCAAGGCCGCATGGCGATGGACCTCGAAGACCTGGCTCACCTGATGCTGCACGATCCGGATACCTGCCGAGCCAGCAGGAGTACGTCAGGCTGGATGGGGTCGCGCAGACCATGCCGCCCCCACCGCGGCACCCTGCTTGGGTGGAGCTCGCGCTTCAGGGAAGAGAGGACGCCACGTGACCGCGCAGCAGGACTGGGCCGAGAAGCAGCTCTTCGAACCGATCGAGGACATGACGGGTATTCACACCCCTCGGCACGTGCTGGCCCGACTGTCCGCCCTGCTCTTCCCTCAGGAAGTTGTGTTCGTCGACGCGCGCTTCGAGGCGCAGGGCCGAAACGCCGACCTGTGGCTGGTCCTCTTCACGGAGGACCTTGTAGCGGTTCTTCAGGGCAACGGCCTGAACGTCATGGCCCCGCCGAGCGCGAGCCACCAGGCGGGCAACGTCACGGTTGTCGTGCTCGCGCGACGCGCACTTGAGTCAGTCGAGATCACCGAGGGCGGGGGCCCGGGCACGGTGGCATGGAACAGCAACCCGGAGTGGCAGACCGGCACCGAGAACCTGACCACGTGGCCGTTCGGTGGCCAACTGATGCTTCGGTACCGGGGTCGGCCAAGTCCCCTACTCCTGCCCTTTAGTGACAAAGCCAAGTTCGAGGAGTTCGTTCCGCAGCTGATGCAGGACCTGGCATCCGACTAACGCAGCCAGTCAGTCCGGACCGTCCGGAACCGTCCTATGCCTGCCCAGCGCCGTCGGCGCGCTCGGGTCAAGCCCACGGACGAGGACACCCGCCGGCCGACTCCCGAGTAAGTCGACGTCGACTCCAACGCCGCGTGAGCGACCCGAGCGCCACACGCGCGCCGTCGGGGAGCCTCAGGTTCGTATTGGTACCCCGTGAGGCTCGAAGCCGGCTGAAGCAGCCGTTGACCGCGGGACTCCCCCGCTTTCGACCGGCACCAGACCCACCGGAGACATCAAGATCACCGTGCCACACACGTCTTGCATCTGCGGTGTCGGGACTCGTTGTGATGGATAGGCAAGCTGCCGCGAGCGGGCCCCAAGGGACAACTTCAGGCATCTGCCGATCCGATCTGGGGCGCAGAGGGCGGCCAACGTCGCGGCTATCTTCACCGCCATGGCGGACTCGACGGACGGAGCCAACCTGCCCGACCAGTTCGGCGGCGAGGTCACCGACTTCGTCTTGGAAATTGTCGGTGCTGGTATCCCGGGAGCCGGGCTCGTGGCCCAGCCCTTCTTCCGAAAGGTGCGCGAGGAGTGGACCCGCCACCGCTCCACCGCCCTCCGCGCAGCGGTGAGCACGTCCGGCCTGACGCTCGAAGACCTCCGCGAGAAGATCACTGAGGACCCTCGCCTGATCCCGTTGGTTACGCGCCTTCTTTACGCGGCCGGGATGAATGGACACGACCGCACCCTCAAGGCCATGGGAGCTGCATTCGGCCGGGCGACACGGGAGCCCGACGCGTGGAGGAGTGCGAGCTGATCCTCACCGCCATCGCCGACCTGACCGGGGATCACGCGCGCACGCTGCAACTGTTGACTACAGAGCCGCCCGAGTTCTCAGGGACGGCCTTGATTTGGACGCCTGAATTGCTCCATCGTCGATCGGCTCTGTCCTCGCGAACGACGATCCTCTGTCTCGCTGCCCTTGTTGCCCGCGGTTTGGTCGAGTCCACGTCTGGCTTCGGCGGCGTAACGGTTTGCCGAATCACCTCCCTCGGCTTTGAAGTTCTGGAGGTCCTCCGTGAGTATGCGGACGACGCATGAGGAGCCGCGGCGCGGTACGGACGCGGGTCTCGAGGAGGCCTGAGGGGCTACATGAGTGCTGGCTTCTTTCACCAGGCCCTCCGGGGCTTCTTCCTTCGGCACGCAGGAGTACCTGGTGTGCGGGGCGTCCTTAGCGGTCTCGGGAGAGCAGTCCAGTCGCGAACCACTGCACGAGCGTTATGGCCAAGGAGACAGCGACGCTGGCTTCCTCGAAGGACACATCTCCCGGCGAAGAAGGCTGCCCGCCGTGTCGGTCGTGCTGGCCGTGCCAGAGCAAGCGCATCATCCCGACGAGTACCTCTCGCGACGGAGCCCCCTCGTGCTCTCGGGCCATGGGCAGGCGCCAGTCCCCCTGCTGCTCAATGTCTCGCAAGACCGTCCCGAGCGTGGCCTTCTCGTTCTTCGGTGACACGACCGCTACTCCAGCGTCTTCCACCGCCAGGATCGCCAGCCGGTACGCCGCGCTTGGGTTGGACTCAATGCCGTAGAGCGCCTCCCAAGCCTTCGCCAGCCTCGTTCCCGCGCGACCGGCTCGCTGCATCACCGAATCTGCGGCGACCTGGACGCCGGCCGGGACCCGGCGGGTAAGCCCCGGTCGCCCCGCCCGCTCACCGACTTCCCAGGCACTGCGGCTGTGACGCAGCACCTCGGCGAGCTCCTCCGCCTTGGCGTGGCCGCCGTGCGCCAGCAGGTAGTCGACGATCTGTAGAGGATGCGGGTGCTCCTGCAGGGCCGCCATCGCGGCCGTCAGGTGCCGGTTTCCCATATCCAGGCTGACCTCGACGGCCCTGAGCGTCGGAAGCGGGATCCGCAGTGTCTGACACATGCGCTCGGCCAGGGCGCTGTCGAGCATGGCGACTGAGCCGCTTCCGTCCCGGTAACTGCGACGGACGGTGATCCCCTGGCGCACCCACGCCCACATCGCGTTGGCCATCCACCCGGGTACACCGTCGTGCAGCGCGTCGTACTCGGCAATCTCCTCGTCGGTGTCGACACCCAGCGGCCGCCAGGTCTGCTCCTCCGTCACGCTCTGAGTCTGCCAAGCCGATCCCACAGCTCGGGATCAGATGGATCCCCGCTTGCGTTGCGAGACACCGATCTACAGCTCAGCAGCTGTCCAGGTGTCCAGCCCTCAGGCGTGTAGGCGCCAGGGCTCGGCTGGCCGACAGCGCGCGACCGTAGCCGCATCGCTCTTCCTGTCCCGGTTTCGGTTGAGCCCATGTGCGTCTTTGCCAGCCGCCTTGAGGAACACCCTTCGGCAGTTGGCGGAATCTCGGCACCTGCTCGTACCGACGCCGCGTCAC from Blastococcus sp. PRF04-17 encodes the following:
- a CDS encoding AAA family ATPase → MRLQQFQVRKFRNIVDSGPIQVEDDVTCLVGMDEAGKSAILTALARLHPAHPSTFSVSEDYPRWLKTADQRAKVIEQVTPITATFLLEPEDKKKIGAVFGDGVLSSDEVILSRRYGDATLWWNIHFDHLAAVRNVLQACGVPASLAPRLSGQPTLTALEETARSLKNSLTDEDEDATEAALDTLLGELEAMKIPNGPIKRVISLLRAPTFFYFSDYSVLEGRIDLDRLAESEEERAGSSSDQTARSLLALANTTPESLSGDDYEERKSEMEAVSNDLTEQVFNYWRQNPNLRVTFDLDRKIQNDPQGRPRVVKNMLDVRVQDTRHHFTNNFSQRSSGFRWFFSFLAAFTEFEMKNEDYIVLLDEPALTLHGRAQHDFLRFVNERLAPAAQVLYTTHSPFMVESEHLDRVRIVEDQGPKKGAVVTQEALSVREDSLFPLQAALGYDIAQHLFIGEANLLVEGPSDLLYLDLIGRRAADDGGAALHKDWRILTAGGAGNIPAFVSLLGSNVDVTVLIDSGTEGTGRLERAIKAGRLNRDRLVSVQEVTKRANSDVEDLFTEVDYLRLYNAAFGTSHKPEDLPPGDRIVERLARLEKKKFDHYKPADRLLRDSTLIDALEQDTLDNFSRLIKRINQTRTK
- a CDS encoding putative transcriptional regulator, which encodes MEECELILTAIADLTGDHARTLQLLTTEPPEFSGTALIWTPELLHRRSALSSRTTILCLAALVARGLVESTSGFGGVTVCRITSLGFEVLEVLREYADDA